A region from the Ammospiza caudacuta isolate bAmmCau1 chromosome 4, bAmmCau1.pri, whole genome shotgun sequence genome encodes:
- the HERC3 gene encoding probable E3 ubiquitin-protein ligase HERC3 has protein sequence MLCWGYSSYGQPGIGSNLQVIIPEPQVYGFIHDRNVKEVACGGNHSVFLLEDGEVYTCGLNTKGQLGHDCEGSKPEPIGALAGQHIVHVACGESHSVALSDQGQLFSWGAGSDGQLGLTTIEDAVTVPRLIKKLNQQTILQVSCGNWHCLALAADGQFFTWGQNSYGQLGLGKECPSQASPQRVKSLDGIPLAQVAAGGAHSFALSLSGAVFGWGKNSSGQLGLSDERDRESPCHVKLLRSQKVVYISCGEEHTAVLTKSGGVFTFGAGSCGQLGHDSMNDEVNPRRVLELMGSEVSQIACGRHHTLAFVPSSGMIYAFGCGTRGQLGTGHTCNVKCPSPVKGHWAAHNGQLSGKPDACKYHIVKHIFSGGDQTFVLCSKYENSLPADDFRTINETRYTCLINDETIDVWRQKLLEKNSSNSVNNVVQILSSAACWNGSFLEKKIDEHFKTSPKIPGIDLNSTRVLFEKLMNSQHSILLEQILKSFESFLIPQLSSSPPDVEAMRIYLILPEFPPFQDSKYYISLTLPLAMAILRLDTNPSKVLDNWWSQVCPRYFLRLVDLYKGAVVYLLSGRKTLLIPVLFSSYITAALRLLEKLHKVNQKVKHVEYDKFYIPEISSLVDIQEDYLMWFLHQAGMKVRPSIMQDAVTLCSYPFIFDAQAKTKMLQTDAELQMQVAINGANLQNVFMLLTLEPLLARSPFLVLHVRRSNLVGDALRELSIHSDIDLKKPLKVIFDGEEAVDAGGVTKEFFLLLLKELLNPIYGMFTYYPESNLLWFSDTCFVEHNWFHLIGIICGLAIYNFTVVDLHFPLALYKKLLNVKPCLEDLKELSPTEGRSLQQLLDYPGEDVEETFCLNFTICRESYGVTEQKNLIEDGDKILVQKDNREEFVEAYVNYIFNVSIHEWYTAFSTGFLKVCGGKVLELFQPTELRAMIVGNSNYNWEELEESAVYKGDYTATHPTVRMFWETFHEFPLEKKKKFLLFLTGSDRIPIYGMSSLRIIIQSTPSGEQYLPVAHTCYNLLDLPKYSSKEILSARLVQAIDHYEGFSLA, from the exons atgctaTGCTGGGGCTACTCGTCTTATGGACAGCCTGGGATAGGTAGCAACCTCCAGGTGATCATTCCTGAACCACAGGTGTATGGCTTCATCCACGACAGAAATGTCAAGGAGGTGGCATGTGGAGGAAACCACTCTGTGTTCCTGTTGGAAGATGGGGAGGTGTATACCTGTGGCCTGAACACCAAAGGTCAACTGGGGCATGACTGTGAAGGAAGCAAGCCAG AGCCGATCGGGGCGCTGGCCGGGCAGCACATCGTGCACGTGGCCTGTGGGGAGTCGCACAGCGTGGCCCTCAGCGACCAGGGCCAGCTCTTCTCCTGGGGCGCCGGCAGCGACGGGCAGCTGGGGCTCACCACCATAGAGGATGCAGTGACTGTGCCAAG GTTGATAAAGAAATTGAACCAACAGACGATCCTGCAGGTTTCCTGTGGAAATTGGCATTgcctggctctggcagcag ATGGTCAGTTCTTCACATGGGGACAGAACAGCTACGGTCAGCTGGGCTTGGGCAAAGAATGTCCCTCCCAAGCCAGTCCACAGAGAGTCAAGTCTCTAGATGGGATCCCTTTGGCTCAGGTTGCTGCAGGGGGAGCCCACAGTTTTGCCCTTTCTCTCTCAGGAGCTGTGTTTGGCTGGGGGAAGAACAGCTCAGGACAGCTGGGACTAAGTGATGAACGAG ACCGAGAGTCCCCGTGTCACGTGAAGCTGCTGCGCTCTCAGAAGGTTGTTTACATCAGCTGTGGGGAGGAGCACACTGCAGTCCTGACAAAG AGTGGAGGGGTGTTCACCTTCGGTGCAGGTTCCTGCGGGCAGCTGGGCCACGACTCCATGAATGATGAGGTGAACCCCCGAAGAGTTCTGGAGCTCATGGGCAGTGAAGTGTCCCAGATTGCTTGTGGCAG ACATCACACTTTAGCCTTTGTGCCTTCTTCAGGAATGATCTATGCATTTGGCTGTGGAACAAGAGGCCAGCTGGGAACAGGGCACACTTGCAATGTGAAGTGTCCCTCTCCTGTCAAGGGTCACTGGGCAGCTCACAATGGGCAACTCTCAGGGAAACCTG ATGCCTGTAAATACCACATTGTTAAACATATCTTCTCTGGAGGAGACCAAACTTTTGTGCTTTGCTCCAAATACGAG AATTCCTTGCCTGCTGATGATTTCCGGACCATAAATGAAACACGTTACACCTGTTTAATAAATGATGAAACTATAGATGTCTGGAGGCAAAAGCTTTTAGAAAAGAACAGTTCTAATTCTGTCAA TAATGTTGTTCAGATACTGTCCTCAGCTGCCTGCTGGAATGGAAGCTTCTTGGAGAAGAA aatcgatgaacattttaaaaccaGTCCAAAGATCCCAGGGATTGACCTGAACTCCACAAGAGTGCTGTTTGAGAAGCTGATGAACTCCCAGCACTCCATTCTCCTAGAGCAG ATACTGAAGAGCTTTGAAAGCTTTTTGATTCCTCAGCTGTCTAGCTCTCCACCAGATGTTGAGGCAATGAGGATCTATCTGATTCTCCCAGAATTCCCACCATTCCAAGACTCCAAGTATTACATCTCTCTGACCCTTCCTCTAGCAATGGCTATTTTGCGCCTGGACACCAACCCCAGCAAAGTGCTTG ATAACTGGTGGTCTCAGGTGTGCCCACGATACTTCCTCAGGCTTGTGGACCTCTACAAAGGTGCAGTGGTTTACCTCCTCAGTGGAAGGAAGACGCTGCTTATCCCAGTGCTGTTCAGCAGCTACATTACAGCTGCTCTCAGGCTCCTGGAGAAACTCCACAAG GTGAATCAGAAGGTTAAACACGTGGAATATGATAAGTTTTATATCCCTGAGATTTCCAGCTTGGTGGACATTCAGGAGGATTATCTTATGTGGTTTTTGCACCAGGCTGGAATG AAAGTAAGGCCGTCCATCATGCAG GATGCTGTGACTCTCTGCTCTTACCCTTTCATCTTTGATGCTCAAGCTAAGACCAAGATGTTACAGACAGATGCAGAATTACAGATGCAG GTTGCAATAAATGGTGCAAATTTGCAGAATGTCTTCATGCTTCTCACCCTGGAGCCTCTGCTGGCCAGAAGCCCTTTCCTGGTACTTCATGTTCGCAGGAGTAACTTGGTTGGTGATGCTTTAAGGGAGTTGAGCATCCATTCAGACATTGACTTGAAAAAACCTCTCAAA GTCATCTTTGATGGTGAGGAAGCTGTTGATGCTGGAGGAGTGACAAAggaatttttcctcctgttgtTGAAAGAACTGCTCAACCCCATCTATGGCATGTTCACTTACTACCCAGAGTCAAACCTGCTGTGGTTTTCAGACACG TGTTTTGTAGAACACAACTGGTTTCACTTGATTGGCATCATATGTGGTCTTGCAATCTACAATTTCACAGTGGTAGACCTTCACTTTCCCTTGGCTCTGTACAAAAAACTCTTGAACGTGAAGCCTTGCTTAGAGGATTTGAAGGAGCTGTCCCCTACAGAAGGAAG GAGTCTCCAGCAACTTTTAGATTACCCTGGGGAAGATGTGGAGGAGACATTCTGCTTGAATTTTACA ATCTGCAGGGAAAGCTATGGTGTGACAGAGCAGAAGAACCTGATTGAAGATGGAGATAAAATCCTGGTGCAGAAGGACAACAG GGAAGAATTTGTCGAAGCCTATGTAAATTACATCTTCAACGTCTCCATCCACGAGTGGTACACAGCCTTTTCTACTGGCTTCCTGAAAGTGTGTGGAGGGAAGGTACTGGAACTCTTCCAGCCCACAGAGCTCAGGGCCATGATAGTTGGAAACAGCAACTacaactgggaggaactggagGAG AGTGCTGTCTATAAGGGAGACTACACTGCCACACACCCAACTGTGAGAATGTTCTGGGAGACCTTCCATGAATTTCCCttggaaaagaagaagaaatttctCT TGTTCCTGACGGGCAGCGACCGCATCCCCATCTACGGCATGTCCAGCCTGCGCATCATCATCCAGTCAACGCCCAGCGGGGAGCAGTACCTGCCCGTGGCCCACACCTGCTACAACCTGCTGGACCTGCCCAAGTACAGCAGCAAGGAGATCCTCAGTGCCCGCCTGGTGCAGGCCATCGACCACTACGAGGGCTTCAGCTTGGCCTGA